Within Dioscorea cayenensis subsp. rotundata cultivar TDr96_F1 unplaced genomic scaffold, TDr96_F1_v2_PseudoChromosome.rev07_lg8_w22 25.fasta BLBR01001930.1, whole genome shotgun sequence, the genomic segment AGGAccctaagtgtgaaagtttataaaagattttgagttaaagagtaatagaaaagcgattgatataaaaatgtttctcgcatccaaggactgaaaggtaagatggaagagatctttttgaaatgttgtactataatccaaggaccattgataatttagaaggatcttttgagaatactattttgtaattcagggaccattcatgagtttttttcagggactgttttgtaaggaattatgttttgagggactaaatgtaaatttcggctgaaagttaaatttggagaaaaaaatctagagcttgagtgttgttcatcttctttccaccattttgctacagaacccgagagttaaaaaatgaagaaatgggaagaaatttgaggttttaaggagagggacttTGGAGATCGTCTGAGGGAGCTCATCGGGAGGGATGACTTTACTTGGTAAAGCtttccttgtattgtttttggcaagtgtatgcatgtatgtataaatatgtatttttggttGGATTGGATGAAAATGATTATGATTTGAATGTATATCATGATGACGATAAAAGAATTGCATGGAAATTATTTTTCGTGTTGAAAACCCTCAGATTtagtgatgaaattgcttgaaatggagatgagatcaCGGAATTATCAGAAGAATTACCAGTAGTacccgagattagggtttggtttggttaattaaattggtgatgatgatgattaaggtgttaatgatgatggttagattgaaatgggttgagttagccaagttgatttggttggatcaaaccaagttggaattgaattggttgaattgaattgatttggttgagttgggcttgatcaaatcaagttgagatggtttgggtttggttcagtgatttgggctagggttttgggctgaaccaagttggttcaatggatttttgaataagaattgggttggttcaagctggttcagtgaaattgagtttggttcagtgcaattaagcttggttcagtggaattaaggTTTGTTCAGATTGATTCAGCAGTGTTtaccctaaattgagttggtttaagtgcaattgaaagccagttggataatgcaaggtcgggttttaaccgattggagtgagtgggcccaatagtaGAGTCTATCGTTGCTTTatcagtatttttattttgggtttaaatgctgtatttatttttttattatattattctcataggTGTTGTTCGAGCTTTGGGAGAGAGTTCcagggtctagcaaggaacccaaggacaccgagtgagttggtgagtggctattattttaaataattgattaattattattatttttgaaataattatttaatggctagtatttttgaaaaataattgtttaagtatttcttttttatcatgtttaattggcgtataatgttgaggtatacatgatatttatttgccgttgatgttccccgacaatcgtattgatacatcaatttcagtataattatacgtatttataaatagtataaatacatgtatatgtgatttaattattcggttcatgaatttatttttttggatggttatatatgcttttgatttggaatgatttgtgaaatcatgtgcgtgtattaaaaatattttacccgacaatatttgtgggatcGGTTTTTCATTCCCcggcataggaatggtattttatatttggactttacttggtattatgcatgtatcgtcATCGCTGAATGtttgtcccggataaggaccatatgttatgatttatacgatTTGTATTGTTcctgcatctacatgttggttttggatggtgacggcggctAAAGCCCGACTATCTGCGAGAGTGGGTTCCCACGCGccaccttttagaggtggcgtggtggacctgggtgttgatttgtccagatcaggtgggagcgtagagccctgattggatgatacatcgggatcccggagtcaccacacgggaccggtgagCCAACGCTCGAGGTTACGAAGACTTCGACCGGCTCCCCAACCCTAGTCGCTGACTGCGCTAAGCCGGGAGAGTTTTTCgagctatggatttgagaatggttttatattattagttattttgatattgatttatgatgaatttatgtttcaaaagttctttaaaaatgtattttgctagaattctagtatttttggaaaaagttggaaaaattatttaagcagttggtatttatatacttttatatacactatatttaagtatttggaattattagCCCACTACCTGACCAACCTGAATGTCTTGTCAGAAACTGCAGGGAGCGAGAACCTAGATTACCCGATCGGGTTTAGAACGAGTCGGGGTTCAGTCCAGGGACctgcagtgggtccctcatttctttctttcttattattgGTGTCATGACCTCATAGCGGTTGTACCCTGCAAAATTgaaagtaattatatttatcagtatttatgtatttgaacatgtacttggtgaaaaaaatcagaaatcgTGATTTCTAGAGGtcacttttgtttaaaaacagaGTGTCGGGCTTTCagctaaaagggaattttaactcgATGGGTGCTACATTTACCCCGTAGAAGGGGTAGgtgtgacaatatatatatatatatatatatatatatataatttttattgaaaaatatataatctctaTTATTTAATTAGGAAAGCCCTAATTTGAGAGAGTTAGAGTGGCATATCCGCATTTGTGCTTCTCAATTTTAAAGCCGCAGAGGTTTAAGCTtcgcttctcttcttcttcttcttcacccgCGGCTCCTTCCTCTCTAGGGTTTTAGAAACGCCCCCAAAtcttcaaaccctaaccctaatcgaTTCCCGATCCCTCTTCCTTCTCACCGGAAGAGCTTGCTATAACCATGGATAGGTACCACCGAGTGGAGAAGCCGAGACCCGAGTCCGCCATCAATGAGAACGAGATCCGGATCACCACCCAAGGCCTTATCAAGAACTACATCACCCTACGCTTCTAGCCTCGTTCAGGTATATttgttttccctttttatttttcttttttgcgattttgagttgatttttgatGGTGGTGTTTTTGCAAATGTGTGATCGTTCATTGTTTGTCATTAGAGTTTTGGGTTGAAGATCatcttgattgtttttttttatctttttttcttttcttgtttggaTTAGTTTGTTGTGAATCAATGCTGCTTTTTGATCAGTGAGAATGGGATTCATTTCTTGATTAGGGTTTGTTCAAGTTGTTTTGCTGATCTTGTTGGAGTTGTTGTTTCTTACTAATATTTGCCACATAGTATGAGATTTATGGACATTTTTGTGCTATTTCCGAGCTAAATAAGTGAACGCATCCATGGAGCTGTGATTGGTTTcgttattttaatttcattgtagTTGATATGTTAAATTTCCTTTATTTGATAGTATTGTTCAAGATTTATTTGAGCAAGATTTCCCATGTGTTTCTTTGGAAAAGGTAACACTTGTATTGTTATTATATTGTTGTTAAGTGACACAAAGCCAATGCTCAGAGaatatcaaatataataaaaggttaaagtATGTTGAGAAATCAGTTGAATTGAACTTCTTGCCTTTTTGTTTTTACCCATTTGATTAtaggaaataaaataatctcTTGGTTTAGCAGTATTACCATAAATGTACACTTGATGGCTGTCATGCTCATAGCACAATCTCGGTATTTGTTCTGTTTAGAGAAAGTTCTCCCATGTTTCATTTGTCAGTTTATGCCTGTAGCCGGCAAATATGCTGTGTCAGGTAAGCGACATTTGAATTGATTACAGGAAATAAAATGATCTTTTGGTTTAGCAGTATTACCATGAATGTACATTTGATGGCTATCATGTTCATAGTGCAATCTCTGTAAATGTTCTGTTTAGAGAAAGTTCTCCCATGATTCATTTGTCAGTTTATGCCTGTAGCCGATAAATATGCTGTGTTAGACAAGCAACATTACAGATGCTCATGCACCAATCACCATTGGTAGGCAATTTAGCTGTTGTCGGTTTCTATTAAATACTTCTCTTtgggaaagaaaaaggaaacttAGTGTCTTCCTTCCCTATATGCTTATCTTTTTCATGGATGACTATAATTATTGGAACCTGTGATGAATGCATCAGCTGGTATAGTATTTCTTGCTGTCTCTATACCTTTGATATGATattgtttatgtattttctttttatgaatggAAGAAACATCTGTTTCTTTTTCTGATGTCTACTTATTGTTTTGATATGGCTGAATTCAGTGTTGTTCTTATTTCTATGATCATCTGGGTAAAATGTTATGTAAGATATCACATGAGACTGTCATAGAATAACAGCAAAATTGATTAGCCTGAACAGGGTCATCAATATTGTGTGTATTTGGTCAATTTCCTTTCTAACTGATTTCTAGCATACTGATGCATCTGCCTGGGTATTTGAATGACAGACTTGTAAAACTGCAAGAATACATTTGAGGAGCATACTCTCATGtattatgaaataatgaaaattttcctGGTGTCGAAGTTATGCCATCTAATATGGTTTTTTTATCAATGTGTGAATATAGATAGGAAGCATCATCagcttttgtgttcttttatgaaAATAGCCTCTTAGagtttcttattcttcttgGTCCTAGTTTATGGTCATTATTGAAGGTAGGTTCAaaactaccatcttttaaagtGTGAAGATACATATTATCATATGTGCCTTTTGaaccaattaaatatttttttcaggaGAAATTACAGCATTGACCAAGTTTGTGCTTCCTCTTTTACTTATATCTTTGagaaatattttgaaagttTCAACATgtgtattttaaataatttttttctcaggGGCATTTGCGTGCTGCAATTAGGACTGGATTAATTCCCTTGGTTGATATAATCTGTAGATCTGGTTTGTGCAAGGCAGCACGTaaatgtctttttttatttggtgttgTAATCTTTTAGCCTGCCCTTCTATTGCCAAGTGGTCCAGTAGTCTTACCATTAGTGATCAGTCCTGATAATTACAATCTGTTATTCTATGATGTATTTCATGTTCTGACTTAAATTCCTGTGCTTATGCATATTCTTACTTGGGGGTGATTTCTGAAAGATTTGATAGTGCTTGTTGATCAAGTGATTTACTTTTTGTtgatatgtatgttttttaagGAAAAACGGATTGGGGAGATTGTCTTGAAGGCAATGGGTCAGGCGATCAGCAAAACAGTGGCCATTGCTGAGATTCtgaaggttatatatatatatatatatttctctttttgCTATTAGTTCATTTCACACTGTTTAGGAAACCAGTTTATTGAAAGTTTTGCACTCACTTTTACTTTCAGAAAAGGATTCCTGGGTTGCACCAAGATACAAAAATTAGTTCAGTAAGCATTACTGATGTATGGGAACCAATTGAAGAGGGCCTTGTACCGTTAAGTCTCTTGATGTTTAGCTGttcatatataaaatagattGTTTATCTTCTGCCTTTGATATTTATAtgcttttgttatttatttggtCGCAGTCTAGAGATGACCCGTCATGTATCAATGATATCA encodes:
- the LOC120257188 gene encoding LOW QUALITY PROTEIN: ribonuclease P protein subunit p25-like protein (The sequence of the model RefSeq protein was modified relative to this genomic sequence to represent the inferred CDS: deleted 1 base in 1 codon), with amino-acid sequence MDRYHRVEKPRPESAINENEIRITTQGLIKNYITYASSLVQEKRIGEIVLKAMGQAISKTVAIAEILKKRIPGLHQDTKISSVSITDVWEPIEEGLVPLEMTRHVSMISISLSTRELSKNSPG